A genomic stretch from Juglans microcarpa x Juglans regia isolate MS1-56 chromosome 3S, Jm3101_v1.0, whole genome shotgun sequence includes:
- the LOC121258311 gene encoding protein RADIALIS-like 1 yields the protein MASSSMSSKSSDSWSAKDNKAFERALAVYDKDTPDRWYNVAKAVGGKTEEEVKRRYQELLEDVQRIESGRVPFPKYKTTGQGNMPDEDKRMQNQRLY from the exons ATGGCATCCAGTTCAATGTCCTCAAAAAGCTCCGACTCTTGGAGTGCCAAGGACAACAAGGCCTTCGAGAGGGCTCTGGCTGTGTACGATAAGGACACCCCAGACCGTTGGTACAATGTTGCTAAGGCCGTTGGTGGGAAAACTGAAGAAGAGGTGAAAAGACGCTATCAAGAACTTCTGGAGGATGTCCAACGTATCGAGTCTGGCCGAGTGCCCTTCCCAAAGTACAAGACAACTGGCCAGGGAAACATGCCCGACGAGGACAAGAG GATGCAAAACCAGAGGCTCTACTGA